One Paroedura picta isolate Pp20150507F chromosome 3, Ppicta_v3.0, whole genome shotgun sequence genomic window carries:
- the BAP1 gene encoding ubiquitin carboxyl-terminal hydrolase BAP1 isoform X2: MFFAHQLIPNSCATHALLSVLLNCSNVDLGPTLSRMKEFTKGFSPESKGYAIGNAPELAKAHNSHARPEPRHLPEKQNGISAVRTMEAFHFVSYVPIKGRLFELDGLKVYPIDHGPWAEDEEWTDKARRVIMERIGLATAGEPYHDIRFNLMAVVPDRRVKYESKLQILKMNRQTVLEALQQLIRVTQPELVHTQKSQESQASEESKSGNSKTPTALELGRVQLAPESSQAESTEDSTGQDQPASTQNLPSKSKLSHKPSVSSINGALATPSPIVQRLPAFLDNHNYAKSPMQEEEDLAAGVGRNRVPVRQHQQYSDDEDDYDDDDEEEVCNANPALRFKRKGQGKQDNLVGSADSQLSMLQPNTINVLTEKLKETQKDLSIPLSIKTSSGSTAVAVVAHSQPSPTPSNESTDTASEIGSAFNSPLRSPIRSANPTRPSSPVTSHISKVLFGEEDSLLRVDCMRYNRAVRDLGPMISTGLLHLTEDGVFCPLTITDSEKNSSLGKSNAEIQAIVKLEERDSGEPNDSKEKAGHSRSSDPPCGEKYSPKELLALLKCVEAEIANYEAFLKEEVEKRKKFKIDDQRRTHNYDEFICTFISMLAQEGMLASLVEQNISVRRRQGVSIGRLHKQRKPDRRKRSRPYKAKRQ, encoded by the exons ATGTTCTTTGCTCATCAG CTGATTCCCAATTCTTGTGCCACACATGCCTTGTTGAGTGTCCTCCTGAACTGCAGCAATGTGGATCTGGGGCCAACTTTGAGCCGAATGAAGGAGTTCACTAAAGGATTTAGTCCAGAG AGCAAAGGATATGCAATTGGAAATGCCCCAGAACTGGCCAAAGCTCATAACAGTCATGCTAG GCCAGAACCACGGCACTTGCCAGAAAAACAGAATGGGATCAGTGCTGTACGGACCATGGAGGCATTTCACTTTGTCAGCTATGTTCCCATCAAGGGAAGGCTGTTTGAACTGGATGGCCTGAAGGTTTATCCCATTGACCATG ggCCCTGGGCAGAAGATGAGGAATGGACAGACAAAGCCAGGAGAGTTATCATGGAGAGGATTGGACTCGCTACAGCTGG GGAACCATATCATGACATCCGTTTCAACTTGATGGCAGTGGTGCCTGACAGGAGGGTGAAATATGAATCCAAGTtgcagatcttgaagatgaacagGCAAACTGTATTAGAGGCTTTGCAGCAG CTAATCCGAGTGACTCAGCCAGAGCTTGTTCATACCCAGAAGTCCCAGGAGTCCCAGGCTTCTGAGGAGTCCAAGTCAGGTAACAGCAAGACCCCTACTGCGCTGGAACTCGGGAGAGTGCAACTGGCCCCTGAGAGCTCACAGGCAG AATCTACTGAGGATTCAACAGGCCAAGATCAGCCTGCCTCAACCCAGAACCTGCCAAGCAAATCCAAGCTGAGCCATAAACCATCTGTGAGCAGTATAAATGGGGCACTTGCAACCCCCAGTCCCATTGTCCAGAGGCTGCCAGCTTTCCTGGATAATCACAACTATGCCAAGTCACCCATGCAG gaagaggaggacctTGCAGCAGGAGTGGGAAGGAACCGGGTTCCTGTACGGCAGCACCAGCAGTATTCTGACGATGAAGAtgactatgatgatgatgatgaagaggaggTTTGCAATGCCAATCCTGCTCTGAG ATTCAAGAGGAAGGGACAAGGGAAGCAAGACAACCTGGTTGGGAGTGCAGATAGCCAGCTCTCCATGCTTCAGCCCAACACCATTAATGTGCTGACTGAGAAGCTCAAGGAAACGCAGAAAGACCTCTCCATTCCTCTGTCTATCAAGACCAGCAGTGGAAGCACTGCAGTTGCCGTTGTTGCCCATTCCCAGCCATCTCCTACCCCCAGTAACGAGAGTACGGACACTGCCTCTGAGATTGGGAGTGCCTTCAATTCCCCGCTCCGTTCCCCCATCCGGTCAGCCAATCCGACTCGCCCCTCCAGTCCCGTCACCTCTCACATTTCCAAGGTGCTATTTGGGGAGGAGGACAGCTTGCTGCGCGTGGACTGTATGCGCTACAACCGGGCTGTGAGGGATTTGGGTCCTATGATCAGCACAGGCTTGCTACACCTCACGGAGGATGGAGTGTTCTGCCCACTTACAATCACAG ATAGTGAGAAAAACTCTTCATTGGGCAAATCAAATGCAGAGATTCAGGCCATTGTCAAACTAGAAGAGAGAGACTCAGGTGAACCAAACGACAGCAAAGAGAAAGCGGGACATAGCCGGTCAAGTGATCCACCCTGTGGGGAAAAGTATTCTCCGAAA GAGCTGCTGGCACTCCTGAAATGTGTGGAAGCTGAAATTGCGAACTATGAAGCCTTTTTAAAAGAGGAagtagagaaaagaaagaaattcaag ATTGATGACCAGAGAAGAACTCACAATTATGATGAATTCATTTGCACCTTTATCTCCATGCTGGCACAAGAAG
- the BAP1 gene encoding ubiquitin carboxyl-terminal hydrolase BAP1 isoform X1, translating into MNKGWLELESDPGLFTLLVEDFGVKGVQVEEIYDLQSKCQGPVYGFIFLFKWIEERRSRRKVSTLVDETSVIDDDIVNNMFFAHQLIPNSCATHALLSVLLNCSNVDLGPTLSRMKEFTKGFSPESKGYAIGNAPELAKAHNSHARPEPRHLPEKQNGISAVRTMEAFHFVSYVPIKGRLFELDGLKVYPIDHGPWAEDEEWTDKARRVIMERIGLATAGEPYHDIRFNLMAVVPDRRVKYESKLQILKMNRQTVLEALQQLIRVTQPELVHTQKSQESQASEESKSGNSKTPTALELGRVQLAPESSQAESTEDSTGQDQPASTQNLPSKSKLSHKPSVSSINGALATPSPIVQRLPAFLDNHNYAKSPMQEEEDLAAGVGRNRVPVRQHQQYSDDEDDYDDDDEEEVCNANPALRFKRKGQGKQDNLVGSADSQLSMLQPNTINVLTEKLKETQKDLSIPLSIKTSSGSTAVAVVAHSQPSPTPSNESTDTASEIGSAFNSPLRSPIRSANPTRPSSPVTSHISKVLFGEEDSLLRVDCMRYNRAVRDLGPMISTGLLHLTEDGVFCPLTITDSEKNSSLGKSNAEIQAIVKLEERDSGEPNDSKEKAGHSRSSDPPCGEKYSPKELLALLKCVEAEIANYEAFLKEEVEKRKKFKIDDQRRTHNYDEFICTFISMLAQEGMLASLVEQNISVRRRQGVSIGRLHKQRKPDRRKRSRPYKAKRQ; encoded by the exons ATGAATAAGGGCTGGCTGGAGCTGGAGAGCGACCCCG GGCTATTCACTCTTCTAGTAGAAGATTTTG GTGTTAAAGGGGTGCAAGTTGAAGAAATATATGATCTTCAGAGCAAATGTCAAGG ACCAGTCTATGGGTTCATCTTCCTCTTCAAATGGATCGAGGAGCGCAGGTCCCGACGGAAGGTCTCCACACTGGTAGATGAGACGTCTGTGATTGATGATGACATTGTGAATAACATGTTCTTTGCTCATCAG CTGATTCCCAATTCTTGTGCCACACATGCCTTGTTGAGTGTCCTCCTGAACTGCAGCAATGTGGATCTGGGGCCAACTTTGAGCCGAATGAAGGAGTTCACTAAAGGATTTAGTCCAGAG AGCAAAGGATATGCAATTGGAAATGCCCCAGAACTGGCCAAAGCTCATAACAGTCATGCTAG GCCAGAACCACGGCACTTGCCAGAAAAACAGAATGGGATCAGTGCTGTACGGACCATGGAGGCATTTCACTTTGTCAGCTATGTTCCCATCAAGGGAAGGCTGTTTGAACTGGATGGCCTGAAGGTTTATCCCATTGACCATG ggCCCTGGGCAGAAGATGAGGAATGGACAGACAAAGCCAGGAGAGTTATCATGGAGAGGATTGGACTCGCTACAGCTGG GGAACCATATCATGACATCCGTTTCAACTTGATGGCAGTGGTGCCTGACAGGAGGGTGAAATATGAATCCAAGTtgcagatcttgaagatgaacagGCAAACTGTATTAGAGGCTTTGCAGCAG CTAATCCGAGTGACTCAGCCAGAGCTTGTTCATACCCAGAAGTCCCAGGAGTCCCAGGCTTCTGAGGAGTCCAAGTCAGGTAACAGCAAGACCCCTACTGCGCTGGAACTCGGGAGAGTGCAACTGGCCCCTGAGAGCTCACAGGCAG AATCTACTGAGGATTCAACAGGCCAAGATCAGCCTGCCTCAACCCAGAACCTGCCAAGCAAATCCAAGCTGAGCCATAAACCATCTGTGAGCAGTATAAATGGGGCACTTGCAACCCCCAGTCCCATTGTCCAGAGGCTGCCAGCTTTCCTGGATAATCACAACTATGCCAAGTCACCCATGCAG gaagaggaggacctTGCAGCAGGAGTGGGAAGGAACCGGGTTCCTGTACGGCAGCACCAGCAGTATTCTGACGATGAAGAtgactatgatgatgatgatgaagaggaggTTTGCAATGCCAATCCTGCTCTGAG ATTCAAGAGGAAGGGACAAGGGAAGCAAGACAACCTGGTTGGGAGTGCAGATAGCCAGCTCTCCATGCTTCAGCCCAACACCATTAATGTGCTGACTGAGAAGCTCAAGGAAACGCAGAAAGACCTCTCCATTCCTCTGTCTATCAAGACCAGCAGTGGAAGCACTGCAGTTGCCGTTGTTGCCCATTCCCAGCCATCTCCTACCCCCAGTAACGAGAGTACGGACACTGCCTCTGAGATTGGGAGTGCCTTCAATTCCCCGCTCCGTTCCCCCATCCGGTCAGCCAATCCGACTCGCCCCTCCAGTCCCGTCACCTCTCACATTTCCAAGGTGCTATTTGGGGAGGAGGACAGCTTGCTGCGCGTGGACTGTATGCGCTACAACCGGGCTGTGAGGGATTTGGGTCCTATGATCAGCACAGGCTTGCTACACCTCACGGAGGATGGAGTGTTCTGCCCACTTACAATCACAG ATAGTGAGAAAAACTCTTCATTGGGCAAATCAAATGCAGAGATTCAGGCCATTGTCAAACTAGAAGAGAGAGACTCAGGTGAACCAAACGACAGCAAAGAGAAAGCGGGACATAGCCGGTCAAGTGATCCACCCTGTGGGGAAAAGTATTCTCCGAAA GAGCTGCTGGCACTCCTGAAATGTGTGGAAGCTGAAATTGCGAACTATGAAGCCTTTTTAAAAGAGGAagtagagaaaagaaagaaattcaag ATTGATGACCAGAGAAGAACTCACAATTATGATGAATTCATTTGCACCTTTATCTCCATGCTGGCACAAGAAG
- the BAP1 gene encoding ubiquitin carboxyl-terminal hydrolase BAP1 isoform X3 translates to MKEFTKGFSPESKGYAIGNAPELAKAHNSHARPEPRHLPEKQNGISAVRTMEAFHFVSYVPIKGRLFELDGLKVYPIDHGPWAEDEEWTDKARRVIMERIGLATAGEPYHDIRFNLMAVVPDRRVKYESKLQILKMNRQTVLEALQQLIRVTQPELVHTQKSQESQASEESKSGNSKTPTALELGRVQLAPESSQAESTEDSTGQDQPASTQNLPSKSKLSHKPSVSSINGALATPSPIVQRLPAFLDNHNYAKSPMQEEEDLAAGVGRNRVPVRQHQQYSDDEDDYDDDDEEEVCNANPALRFKRKGQGKQDNLVGSADSQLSMLQPNTINVLTEKLKETQKDLSIPLSIKTSSGSTAVAVVAHSQPSPTPSNESTDTASEIGSAFNSPLRSPIRSANPTRPSSPVTSHISKVLFGEEDSLLRVDCMRYNRAVRDLGPMISTGLLHLTEDGVFCPLTITDSEKNSSLGKSNAEIQAIVKLEERDSGEPNDSKEKAGHSRSSDPPCGEKYSPKELLALLKCVEAEIANYEAFLKEEVEKRKKFKIDDQRRTHNYDEFICTFISMLAQEGMLASLVEQNISVRRRQGVSIGRLHKQRKPDRRKRSRPYKAKRQ, encoded by the exons ATGAAGGAGTTCACTAAAGGATTTAGTCCAGAG AGCAAAGGATATGCAATTGGAAATGCCCCAGAACTGGCCAAAGCTCATAACAGTCATGCTAG GCCAGAACCACGGCACTTGCCAGAAAAACAGAATGGGATCAGTGCTGTACGGACCATGGAGGCATTTCACTTTGTCAGCTATGTTCCCATCAAGGGAAGGCTGTTTGAACTGGATGGCCTGAAGGTTTATCCCATTGACCATG ggCCCTGGGCAGAAGATGAGGAATGGACAGACAAAGCCAGGAGAGTTATCATGGAGAGGATTGGACTCGCTACAGCTGG GGAACCATATCATGACATCCGTTTCAACTTGATGGCAGTGGTGCCTGACAGGAGGGTGAAATATGAATCCAAGTtgcagatcttgaagatgaacagGCAAACTGTATTAGAGGCTTTGCAGCAG CTAATCCGAGTGACTCAGCCAGAGCTTGTTCATACCCAGAAGTCCCAGGAGTCCCAGGCTTCTGAGGAGTCCAAGTCAGGTAACAGCAAGACCCCTACTGCGCTGGAACTCGGGAGAGTGCAACTGGCCCCTGAGAGCTCACAGGCAG AATCTACTGAGGATTCAACAGGCCAAGATCAGCCTGCCTCAACCCAGAACCTGCCAAGCAAATCCAAGCTGAGCCATAAACCATCTGTGAGCAGTATAAATGGGGCACTTGCAACCCCCAGTCCCATTGTCCAGAGGCTGCCAGCTTTCCTGGATAATCACAACTATGCCAAGTCACCCATGCAG gaagaggaggacctTGCAGCAGGAGTGGGAAGGAACCGGGTTCCTGTACGGCAGCACCAGCAGTATTCTGACGATGAAGAtgactatgatgatgatgatgaagaggaggTTTGCAATGCCAATCCTGCTCTGAG ATTCAAGAGGAAGGGACAAGGGAAGCAAGACAACCTGGTTGGGAGTGCAGATAGCCAGCTCTCCATGCTTCAGCCCAACACCATTAATGTGCTGACTGAGAAGCTCAAGGAAACGCAGAAAGACCTCTCCATTCCTCTGTCTATCAAGACCAGCAGTGGAAGCACTGCAGTTGCCGTTGTTGCCCATTCCCAGCCATCTCCTACCCCCAGTAACGAGAGTACGGACACTGCCTCTGAGATTGGGAGTGCCTTCAATTCCCCGCTCCGTTCCCCCATCCGGTCAGCCAATCCGACTCGCCCCTCCAGTCCCGTCACCTCTCACATTTCCAAGGTGCTATTTGGGGAGGAGGACAGCTTGCTGCGCGTGGACTGTATGCGCTACAACCGGGCTGTGAGGGATTTGGGTCCTATGATCAGCACAGGCTTGCTACACCTCACGGAGGATGGAGTGTTCTGCCCACTTACAATCACAG ATAGTGAGAAAAACTCTTCATTGGGCAAATCAAATGCAGAGATTCAGGCCATTGTCAAACTAGAAGAGAGAGACTCAGGTGAACCAAACGACAGCAAAGAGAAAGCGGGACATAGCCGGTCAAGTGATCCACCCTGTGGGGAAAAGTATTCTCCGAAA GAGCTGCTGGCACTCCTGAAATGTGTGGAAGCTGAAATTGCGAACTATGAAGCCTTTTTAAAAGAGGAagtagagaaaagaaagaaattcaag ATTGATGACCAGAGAAGAACTCACAATTATGATGAATTCATTTGCACCTTTATCTCCATGCTGGCACAAGAAG